From one Dermacentor andersoni chromosome 1, qqDerAnde1_hic_scaffold, whole genome shotgun sequence genomic stretch:
- the LOC126518705 gene encoding sulfotransferase ssu-1-like — METRRPTYKRHEATGWVFPRDGFEWSEFEGACSYQPRCDDILLMTYPKSGTTWVQYMLYLLVHDMKPVPLGSRLDSFAPFLEKGGLDLIGALEKSPRPIKTHLSFDVMPWRAEPRYVCVVRNPKDVCVSLYHHVRGFEKYYHFTDGSFDDFFEAFLEGQVDSADYHDHLLSLWHHRSKENVLLLTYEDLMERTLQEVGRLVEHVRPCFPADWKAPDLGSLVAAASFDVMKAQRPEQWASTRPENMPGFIRRGRVGDWRNYLTEDQNERLQSKFARKLAGSGAEFLWPKEMKGRESA; from the coding sequence ATGGAGACTCGACGACCGACCTACAAGCGTCACGAAGCTACGGGCTGGGTCTTTCCCCGGGACGGCTTCGAGTGGTCAGAGTTCGAAGGTGCCTGCAGCTACCAACCACGCTGCGACGACATACTGCTGATGACGTACCCGAAGTCAGGCACCACTTGGGTGCAGTACATGCTGTACCTGCTCGTGCATGACATGAAACCCGTGCCTCTGGGAAGCCGACTGGACAGCTTCGCTCCATTCCTCGAGAAGGGGGGCCTTGACCTCATCGGTGCCCTGGAGAAGTCGCCTAGGCCCATCAAGACGCATCTGTCATTCGATGTGATGCCGTGGCGTGCCGAGCCCCGCTACGTTTGTGTGGTGCGAAATCCAAAGGACGTTTGCGTGTCTCTGTACCACCACGTACGGGGCTTCGAAAAGTACTATCACTTCACGGACGGTAGCTTCGACGATTTCTTCGAGGCTTTCCTGGAAGGCCAAGTGGACTCCGCCGACTATCACGACCACCTGCTGTCACTTTGGCACCATCGGAGCAAGGAGAACGTGCTTCTACTGACTTACGAAGACCTAATGGAACGAACCCTGCAAGAGGTCGGTAGGCTCGTTGAACACGTCAGGCCGTGCTTCCCCGCCGACTGGAAGGCTCCCGACTTGGGGTCTCTTGTGGCCGCAGCGAGCTTCGACGTAATGAAGGCGCAGCGTCCCGAGCAGTGGGCCAGCACCAGACCGGAAAACATGCCGGGTTTCATACGCCGCGGTCGCGTGGGAGACTGGCGCAACTACCTTACGGAGGATCAGAACGAAAGGCTGCAGAGCAAGTTCGCACGCAAATTGGCTGGTTCGGGCGCCGAGTTCCTCTGGCCAAAGGAGATGAAGGGACGTGAAAGCGCGTGA